The following DNA comes from Anaerostipes rhamnosivorans.
CGAAGTCAGAAGAGATACTGGGACTGGAAACTCTGGGGCGTTCTGAGGAAGAGTACATAGAGCAGCAGAAAGCTTTGGCTGTGATGAAGGAAAAAACAGAGCAGAAAAAGCATCTGGAAACCAAAATGCTGAAGATGAAAGAGGAATCCATCGACGCATTGGAGGAACGGCAGCGGGAAAATAAAGAACTTCAGGCAAAGAAACAGGAATTGCTGAGCGAAGTGACAAAGGCTGTCTGGAACCGGGAAAGACAGATTGAAGACTGGCAGAGGCTTCACCTTTCCACAAATAGTGAGCTTACGGAACGGGAGCGGAGCTTCCAATTCAATGAAGAACTGGAACAGGCATTTGAGGACTACATGAAAGACCGGAGCGCTTCTAACTACGAGAATCTGAAAAATGGGACCATCCGAAAGATCAGACAGGCAGAAGAGAAAAAAGAGGAAGTGTACAGAGAACTGGTAGAACTGCGGTCCGCTTATTTAAGAGAATATCCCAACCGGACATTTTCACCGGCGATCGAGTACAATGAGCCGTATGAGAAACTTCTGTCCACATTGGAATGTGACCACCTTTCCGACTATCAGGAAAGAGCCAGGGAGCAGGCCAGATCAGCGGCGGAACATTTCAAGGATGATTTTATCTCCAAGATCAGATACGCTATACTGGAGGCTTATCAGAGAAGGGACGAGCTGAACCGCATTATAAGCAGACTGGACTTTGGAAAGGATAAATATCAGTTCCGTATCACAAAAAACAAGGGACCGGATGGAATTTATTATCCGATGTTTATGGATGAATCCCTGAAGATTGATCCTTCTACGCTGGACGCATCTATGGACCATCAGATGAATCTGTTTTCCATGGAACATGAGAGCCGGTACGGGGAGGTCATGAGCGACCTGATCGATATCTTTATACCGCCGGAGAATGCATCACCGGAGGAGCTTGATGAGGCCAAACGGAACATGGAAAAATATGCAGATTACAGGACTTACCTTTCATTTGATATGGAACAGATTGTAGAGGGAGAAGAAAAACTCACCATTGGACTCAGCAGAATGATCAAGAAAAACTCAGGGGGTGAGGGGCAGAATCCTCTCTATGTTGCACTGCTGGCAAGCTTTGCCCAGGCCTACCGGATCAATCTGTCTCCTAAGATCAGAAGAAGCCCTACCATACGGCTTGTGGTCCTGGATGAGGCATTCTCAAAGATGGATGCAGAGAAGGTGGCAAGCTGTATAGAGCTGATACGGGGACTTGGATTCCAGGCCATCATAAGCGCCACCAATGACAAGATCCAGAACTATCTGGAGAATGTAGACAAGACCTTTGTCTACGCCAATCCAAACAAAAAGAGCATATCAATCCAGGAATTTGAAAAACGGGAGTTTGACAGTCTTTTGGAGGAAGCGGAGAATGAAGAGGGAACTGCTTAACATTATCATAGAAAAAACAGAACGGTCATCTTTGGACTGGAAGGAAGGAGCGCAGGGAAACCGCTCCTTCCTGGTCCATCAGGAACTGTATGACCAGGTGGGAAAGACAGAGTTTATAACACAGGCAAAGGAGCTTGAGAAACAGGGATTGATCACCATTCAATGGGAGAGCGTGGGGAATGATATCCGTAAGATTTGCTATGCTCTCCGGGATCTTCCACGTATGTATGAACAGTTGGGAATTCCTCCTAAGTCACAAGTCATAGAAGAACAAAGACGGGCTGTGGATGAGTTTTCCTTATCCGTTGAAGGAGTGTGGATAAAAGAATACCTGAACCATTGTCTGACACGTCTGGAAAAAGGAAATGTTCCCTCCGAATTTTCAAAAAGGGATCTGTTGTTTCAATGTCTTAAAGAGATGGACCGGTTAAAGGAGCCATTATATAAAAGAGTGTTCAGTAAATACTGTCTGGGAGACTCTAAGGTTTTTGAAAATGAGTTCCAGAGCACTGTGCTCTCCATTGCCAGAAAATTTCACCCGGGGATAGAAGAGGGAATGAATGATACCCAGATCTTGTCCCAGCTTTTGATCGAGGAATATTCTCAGGAACTGGCATTAAAGGGGCCTCTGTGGATCAGAGTGGACGGGAAGAAGATAAATCTCGGGGAATTCCGGTTTGGTGCGGTTCTGAATTCGCTGACGCTGACTCACGCAATGCCGGAAAAGGGAGAAAACATCAAAAGAGTCCTGACCATAGAGAATAAGGCAAATTATATGGCCATGCCGTATGATGAAGAGATGTTGATCATATATAGTCATGGGTTCTTTACTCCGAAGGAGAGGGAATTTCTGATCAATCTGCGGGATATGCTGCCAAAAGGGACTCAATATTTTCATTCCGGCGATCTGGATTACGGAGGCATCCGGATTTATTCGTATATCAAACAGAAAATATTTCCCGAGGTAAAACCATGTCAGATGGACACAGAAACCTACCGGAAATATGAAACATATGCAGTTTGCATGGAGCCAGGGATATTAAAAAAACTGAAATGTATGGATATGGGTGAAATACCTGAATTGACTGTACTCAGAGACCTGTTGGCCAGAAAAGGCAAAGCACTGGAACAGGAGAGCTTTTTACTAATACCAAAAGAAGATGTGGATATTAGTAAAAAACACTGTCACTGATTTAGTCCTGGGTTCCGAAGATGAGACTGTGCAGATTGACATCTTTTAATTCCTTTTCCAGGGATTCCTGTACCCTGATGAGGCCTTTTTTTATGTGGCATGGGTCTTCACAGACAGAAGCCCTGGTGCATTCATAACCTTCTTGAAAGCAGGCATTGATGCAGAAGTCACTTCCGAGGCCGTGGATCAGGTCATAGAGGCTTACATCGTGCAGGTCGGCTGTCAGCCGGCAGCCCCCCTCTGCCCCTCTCATAATGATGATCCATCCGGCTTTCTCTAACTTTTTAATAATGCGGTATGCAAACTGCTTCGGTGTGGCTTCCAGACTGCATATCTCTTCTATGGAACGTTTTTCTCCGTCACTTAAAGCCCTTAAAATCCGCAGGGCATAATCGGTTTCTCTTGAAATCAGCATACGGTTCTCCCTCCTTATCTTAGTGAAAATATACCAAACTAAAAAATACCTGTCAATGGAACCGGGCAAATTCTTTCAGAGAAAAAATCCAAGTCTGCAGAAAATTCTGCAGGCCTGGATTTTTTTAAATGGGTTTTTACTGTTTCATAGATTCTATCAGGCCGTCTGCCAGCGTATCCATATCATCTCCATTATCTTCTGTCATGGAGGACATAAGGGTTACCTGCTCATCCAGCACATCCATCTCTCTCATGTCATCGATAAATTCTCTCATAAGGGAACCGGACTTGCAGGCCCAGGAGCCGTTTTCAATGACGGCAAAGGTCCGCTTCTGAAGGTTTAACGCCTTCATATCCATCAGATAATTATGCATCAGAGGATAGATGCCCAGGTTGTAGGTGACTGAAGCCAAAACAATATGGCTTAACCGGAAGGTCTCAGAGATTAGCTGGGATACATGGGTGTTGGAAACGTCATACATCACAACATTGGTCATGCCCTTTTCACAAAGCCTGGCCGCCAGATTCTGGGCGGCGGCCTCCGTGTTGCCGTACATGGAAGCATAGACGATCATCACACCCTGTTCCTCCGGCTCATAGCGGCTCCATTTATCATACTTTTCCAGGAAATATCCCAGGTCACTCCGCCACACCGGTCCGTGTAACGGGCAGATCATTTTAATATCGATGGTTCCGGCCTTCTTCAGCAGAGACTG
Coding sequences within:
- a CDS encoding Wadjet anti-phage system protein JetD domain-containing protein codes for the protein MKRELLNIIIEKTERSSLDWKEGAQGNRSFLVHQELYDQVGKTEFITQAKELEKQGLITIQWESVGNDIRKICYALRDLPRMYEQLGIPPKSQVIEEQRRAVDEFSLSVEGVWIKEYLNHCLTRLEKGNVPSEFSKRDLLFQCLKEMDRLKEPLYKRVFSKYCLGDSKVFENEFQSTVLSIARKFHPGIEEGMNDTQILSQLLIEEYSQELALKGPLWIRVDGKKINLGEFRFGAVLNSLTLTHAMPEKGENIKRVLTIENKANYMAMPYDEEMLIIYSHGFFTPKEREFLINLRDMLPKGTQYFHSGDLDYGGIRIYSYIKQKIFPEVKPCQMDTETYRKYETYAVCMEPGILKKLKCMDMGEIPELTVLRDLLARKGKALEQESFLLIPKEDVDISKKHCH
- a CDS encoding RrF2 family transcriptional regulator, translated to MLISRETDYALRILRALSDGEKRSIEEICSLEATPKQFAYRIIKKLEKAGWIIIMRGAEGGCRLTADLHDVSLYDLIHGLGSDFCINACFQEGYECTRASVCEDPCHIKKGLIRVQESLEKELKDVNLHSLIFGTQD